The following coding sequences are from one Canis lupus baileyi chromosome 23, mCanLup2.hap1, whole genome shotgun sequence window:
- the LOC140615249 gene encoding olfactory receptor 56A3-like, which yields MTAHQNGTTSVVVSDFLLNCLVRSPSWKFWLSLPLSFLFLLAMGANGVLLVTIQLEASLHEPMYYLLSILSLLDIVLCLTVIPKVLAIFWFDLRSISFSACFIQMYIMNCFLGMESCTFMVMAYDRYVAICHPLRYSSIITDQFVARAAMFILARNALLTMFIPILSAQLHYCGKNIIENCICANLSVSKLSCDNVFLNRIYQLTIAWTLLGSDLVLIFLSYILILRAILRLKAKGAAAKALSTCGSHFILILFFSTILLVFVFTHMAKKKVSPDIPILLNVLHHVIPAALNPIVYGVRTQEIKEGIRKLLRRVVERCK from the coding sequence ATGACAGCGCACCAAAATGGCACCACTTCAGTTGTGGTTTCCGACTTCCTCCTGAATTGTTTAGTCAGGTCTCCCAGCTGGAAGTTCTGGTTGTCCCTGCCCCTaagcttcctcttcctcctggccaTGGGGGCCAATGGTGTTCTCCTGGTCACCATCCAGCTGGAGGCCTCTCTGCATGAGCCCATGTACTACCTGCTCAGCATCCTCTCTCTGCTGGACATCGTCCTCTGCCTGACTGTTATACCCAAGGTCCTGGCCATCTTCTGGTTTGATCTCAGGTCCATCAGCTTCTCTGCCTGCTTCATTCAGATGTACATCATGAATTGCTTCCTTGGCATGGAGTCTTGCACATTCATggtcatggcctatgaccgctatgtggccatctgccaccCACTGAGGTACTCTTCCATCATCACTGATCAATTTGTAGCTAGGGCTGCTATGTTTATTTTGGCGAGGAATGCACTTCTTACTATGTTCATTCCTATCCTCTCTGCCCAGCTCCATTAttgtggaaaaaatataattgagaaCTGTATCTGTGCCAACCTCTCTGTGTCCAAGCTCTCCTGTGATAATGTTTTCCTTAACAGAATATACCAGTTAACTATAGCCTGGACTCTTCTGGGCTCTGACCTCGTCCTCATCTTCCTCTCCTACATCCTCATCCTAAGAGCCATTCTTAGACTGAAGGCAAAAGGGGCAGCTGCCAAAGCTCTGAGCACATGCGGCTCTCACTTCATTCTCATCCTCTTCTTTAGCACCATCctgctggtttttgtttttacccaCATGGCTAAGAAAAAAGTTTCCCCTGATATTCCCATCTTACTTAATGTCCTACACCATGTAATTCCTGCAGCTCTCAATCCCATTGTCTATGGGGTACGAACCCAGGAGATTAAAGAGGGAATTAGGAAGTTACTGAGAAGGGTAGTAGAGAGATGCAAGTAA
- the LOC140615450 gene encoding olfactory receptor 56A3-like — MTTNQNGTISIEISDFLLNCFVRSPGWQLSFSLPLSLLFLLAMGANGVLLITIWLEASLHEPMYYLLSILSLLDIVLCLTVIPKVLTIFWFDLKSINFYACFIQMYIMNCFLAMESCTFMVMAYDRYVAICHPLRYPSIITEQFVAKAAIFILARNAISTVPIPILSSRLHYCGGNVIENCICANMSVSKLSCDDVTINRLYQFAAGWTLLGSDLILIFLSYSLILQAVLRLKAEGAMAKALSTCGSHFILILFFSTILLVFVLTHVAKKKVSPDVPVLLNVLHHVIPAALNPIVYGVRTQEIKQGIQRLLNKGW, encoded by the coding sequence ATGACAACAAATCAAAATGGGACCATATCCATTGAGATTTCAGACTTTCTCCTGAATTGTTTTGTCAGGTCTCCCGGCTGGCAACTttctttctccctgcccctcagcctcctcttcctcctggccaTGGGGGCCAATGGTGTCCTCCTGATCACCATCTGGCTGGAGGCCTCTCTGCACGAGCCCATGTACTACCTGCTCAGCATCCTCTCCCTATTGGACATCGTGCTCTGCCTCACTGTCATCCCCAAAGTCCTGACCATTTTCTGGTTTGATCTCAAGTCCATCAACTTCTATGCCTGCTTCATTCAGATGTACATCATGAATTGCTTCCTTGCCATGGAGTCCTGCACATTCATggtcatggcctatgaccgctatgtggccatctgccaccCACTGAGGTACCCATCCATCATCACAGAACAATTTGTAGCGAAGgctgccatttttattttggcCAGGAATGCTATTTCTACAGTGCCTATTCCCATTCTATCATCCAGACTCCATTATTGTGGGGGAAATGTCATTGAGAATTGCATCTGTGCCAATATGTCTGTCTCCAAGCTCTCCTGTGATGATGTCACCATCAATCGCCTCTACCAGTTTGCTGCAGGCTGGACACTGCTAGGATCTGATCTCATCCTTATCTTCCTTTCCTACAGCCTCATACTGCAAGCTGTGCTGAGACTCAAGGCAGAGGGTGCTATGGCCAAAGCCCTGAGCACATGTGGTTCTCACTTCATCCTTATCCTCTTCTTCAGCACTATCCTTCTGGTCTTCGTGCTCACTCATGTGGCAAAGAAGAAAGTCTCCCCTGATGTGCCAGTCTTGCTCAATGTTCTCCACCATGTCATTCCTGCAGCCCTCAATCCCATTGTTTATGGAGTGAGAACTCAGGAGATCAAGCAAGGAATCCAGAGATTACTAAACAAAGGATGGTAG